The Intestinibaculum porci DNA window TTCAAAAATTGCAAAAGCAAGGCTAAATGCCATTGTTAAACCAGATGCGAACAATACGGCTATTGAAGATTTCTTTGCAACACATGTGCCATTAAAGCATCTACAGGTTGTTGATCAATTTTCTTTGGCACCTCCTGTTGGAAATTTTAGAGACGAAATTGAGATTTTTGAGGATTATGTGAAAAATCCTGAAAACAAGCATCAAATGATTGTCGTATATGGGCAATCAGGAACTGGAAAATCTCATTTGATCAGATGGTTTAAAGAAATGTTAGTTAATGAACAGCTTGATCATGAGGTTATTCTTTACATTTCACGAAGTGACAATACGTTGAAGGGTACAATTAAGCAACTTTTGCAAAAAGAAGAGCTTAGAAATATTGAAGGAAATGAAGAACTTTACAAAAAGCTTAGAAGTGCATCTGAATTTGTTGATGAAAAGAAATTAAAGGATCAAATATATTATCAGTTTGTAGTTGAAGTTCAGAATGATCATTCCATCAATTCTGTGAAACAAAGAAAGATTGCTGCATTTTTAAAAGATGATCGTATAAAAGATTATTTACTTCGGCCAAAAGGACCATTAGAAAGAATCTATTCCAAAATTGACGAAAGAGAGACAATTGTTGATCTTGATGTTAAGGCAGAATTTTATCCAGAGGATTTTTATATTGATTCAGAGCTTTATCAAAAAATTGATCAATATGGAGACCTTAGTGCAAAACGCTTAACCAAAAAATTGTATTCGGATGTCAGCCGTGAAAAAGAAGCTCGTGCATTGTCAAAATATCTTAATGGTTTTGTTGAAGAAGTTATTCAGCACACAACCAATATCGAGCCTGGAGATATTGAACAAATTTTTACGAATATTAGACATCAGTTATTCACTCAAAATAAAAATTTAACGATATTTATTGAAGATATTACTTCTTTTACTGGCGTTGATAAATCATTGCTTAATGCTCTACTAAGAGAAAATGAAGGTGAAGATGAAAAAGAAGAAATATGTCGTATTTCGTCTATTATTGGAAGTACGACGTCGTTTATTCAGGATAAGTTTTTAGATAATCATAAGGACCGTGTTTCTACTTATATTTATATTCCTGATAATCAGTTTGATCAAAAACAATTGTTTGAATTTGTTGGACGATATGTGAACGCGATGTCATTAACAAAAGAGAGATTAAAAGAATGGGTATCAGCAGGGGCACATCCTGAAGATTATCCAGTTCATGAGTGTATAGAAGGAAAAAACTGGGATTATATTATTTCTGATGATCATAAGTTGCCACTTTATCCTTTTAGTAAAAATGCAATCGTTAATTTATACGATACACAGCTTAGAGAAGGTGCAAAGACACCTAGATATATTATAAGAGACATTATTGAGCCTGTAGCTCGAGAAGCTTTAGAAACGCCAGCTATGTTTCCTTCTGAACGTTTCATTTATAGAAAACAGAATGTTGATGTTAATACAATCCTTGACAGAAGAATAGGTGATGATATTTCGAAGCTTGATCGCTTAAAACGATTCATTTATATTTGGGGTAATGGAAAAGCAGATAAGTATGTACAAAATGATATTCAATACATTTCAGGAATTCCTGAAGAAGAATATCAATTATTTGATTTGCCAGTGTTGGATTTAAAAGAATCAAAAGCCGTATTAGAAGAAGAAATACCTGATGTGAGCGATGACTTTGTTGAAGCGCATAAAGTTGAGAAAAAAGTAATATCTGAAAAATCTGCGAATATTTTTGAGATCACTTTAGAACAAGAAAAGAATTTAAAAGAAGTCGAAGAATTATTAGGTGAGTGGCTGCTGGGAAGAATTCTCCTCCCTAAGGGGAATGTTGGTGCAGGAAAGTATATTAATAATGCGAGATCTGACATTAATTCTTATTTATTAGAAACAATTGATTGGCAATTGTACAATGTTTCAATGGATAATGTAAGAAAAATAAAAGACTCAAGTAATGGCTTAATAAAGTTTGCTGGAGAAGATAAAGGGAAACCTGCTCTTTATACCATTCCTATTTCGAATAATGCAGTTCGTTTAATTATGGCTTTTATAAGATGGAATTACCTTGGGAAAAAAGAAAATTTTAATTACTATAACGGAATTGAAGATGCTTATACAATTACAAATTGGAAACGTACTGTAGAAAAAGATATTGTCCATGCAGCTGAATTTATTGATGATCAAGAAGTTCACTATATTGATGCTGCTATTTCAATGAAAATTTTAAACCAAGCATTATTTAATTCAGTTAACATAAAAAATATCCAAAATTATAATTTTGATATGATGTATAAAGCACTTTCGATGTCATCTCATGTTCAACATGCTAAAAAATGGAATGAAGTTGAAAACATGCTTATCAATGATAAGTTAGATGCTGAGAGTATTGATGCAACAGTCAAGCGCTACTTTAACTTAGAACAAGGGAATTCATCGCGTGTATTTGTTATAAAATATCTTGAAGCCACTAAAGCTTTAAAGAATATGAAAAAGAAAAAACTCTTAGTTGATCCATATTCGATTCCTAATGATATTATTAAAAAAAGAAAAGAAATTTATGATCAATATACTAAATACTTTGACAGACTTGAGGCAATTTTAGATGATGAAATGAACAATCTTTTGCCTATAAAAAATGATTGTGAAAATTATTTGCAGGAATTAGATATTGAGGATGATGAGGATTTTGATGATTTTACAAATGACGTTTCTGATTTCTATGATTATGCAAATAGTTTACGCTTTAACATTAGGTTTTCAGCAACTGAAATAAGTGATGATATTAAAAAAATCTTAGATGCAGTAGAAAGAGTGAACGCTGCTGAAAAAGAAGATGCAGTGATTAATAAAATTTTGTTATTAAATAAACCTACAATAGAATATTTAAGTGAGTTACAAGAATATTTTCAAAATATAGGAAGAGATGTGCAAATTGCTGAAGGAGAATTAAACAGAAGAACACAGGAGTTAGACTCATCATTTGCTGAGATCGATGAAATAAAGGAGAATTATCAAAAATCTAGAACTGTATTAAGAAATAGTATTGATATTTTGAAAAGTTTGAGAGGTGATCACTGTGATAATTAGTCGCATTTATGAAATAAATGAGCAGATGAATCATTTAAAAAAGAAAGAACAAGAACGTAACGACATTGAAAAATTAAAAGAATATCAAGTGAAATTTCAATCATTAGTCAATGATGTCAACCAGTTAATTGAAAATATTTCATATCTCAAAAATGTTTTTGATTTTGTTGTTGATGAAAAATTGCTGGAACAATTATTTGAGTTTGTTACGAAATTAGATTGTATGACCAATCTAAATAATTTGAGCGATACATTTTTAACGGAGAAAATAGAGGATTATAAGACAATAAGACAGGCTATTAATAAAATATGGTTTTCATTTCGCTCAAAAAATATCTTAGTGAATATACAGTCTACATTAAATATTGTAAAAAAAATGAATCCGGATCAAGTCTCTATTTATTTAGATCATCTCAAATTAGCAAATAAAGTTGATGTAAAGCATGAGGAATTGATAAAATTTTATAATGCAGTCGAAGAAAGTAAAGATTTTATTAATAGTTTAAACATGAAGCCAGAAGTTATAGATTTTCTAGGAAAAATGAATAATGGAAAAGCAAGATTTGGTGATTTGAATGATTCTGTTAATTTATGGATTAAGGAAAATGGATTGGAACGAAAAATAAAATTATCCTTTTAAAGTGTTTTAGTAATTGTATCTCTTAAGCAAGTTAAGATTCAACGTGTGGGAAAACATCTTGCTAAAAAGGCTGGTCGAAAGAAGATCAGCCTTTTTTGATTACCACTATTACAAGCCTAATTAATGTTATAGATTATTTAATTAAAATAGAAAAATATTAAATATTATAATTATTATCTATGTACTATTTTGTAATACTTCTATTTTTATAGCAGATATACTTATGATTTATTGAAAGCTTTTATAAATATGATAAAATTGTATAAGTAAAGGGGATAAATAAAGTTATTGTTATATGTAGGAGTAAAGAGGTGTGCAAGATGAAGTGTGAGCTGATTGATCAATTATCAAAGCTTCGAAAGCAGTCAGTTGAAGCGGTTGATAATGCAACAGATGAAAATATAGATGATTTTAAAAAATATATTCACGTAAAACGAAATGTGGAAGATGAATTGCGTGAGCTGTTAAAAAAAGTAAATAGTAAAAATCAAAAATCTCTTGTCTTACTATGTGGGAGTGCAGGCGATGGGAAATCTCATTTGATTTACTATTTCAATAGTATCGATCGTGAACATCTTCTTGATGGTTATGAAAAATATAATGATGCAACAGAGAGTTCTGCCCCTGAAAAAACAGCAATGGAAACGCTAGCAGTTAGATTACAGGCATTTGATGATGATCATCTTGAGGATGGCGTAAATACAAAAATGATCATTGCTATAAATTTAGGGACGTTAAACAAGTTTATCGATTCTGAAGAAGGGAAAAAATTTTCTAAGTTAAGAGAATATGTCGAAAGTGAAAGTATCCTTACTAATTCCACAAAGAAAGCAGAATATAAGGAAAATGGCTTTTTTCAGCATGTTTCATTTGCTGATTTTCAGTTATTTTCACTTACTAGCTCTGGTGTAGACACAACTTTCTTACAAAATATATTTCATAAAGTTTTCTCAGAAGAAGCTGAAAATCCATTTTATATGGCTTCACGAGAATGTAAAAAATGTCCATTAAATTCATTTTGTGTGGTAAATCATAATTATCAGTTTATGAAGCGAACAAATGTTCAAAAATCGGTGATCAATCGGCTTCTAGAGGTTGTCCTCAAAGATAAAATGATTATCTCGACAAGAGATGTCTTTAATTTAATATTTGATTCAGTGGTACCACCAGCATTTTCACCGTTAAATTTATCAAATAATGATATCAAAGATAAGGATAAAATGAAAAACTATATTAATGGGACGACACCAATGCTTTTGAGTGAGGTTAAAGATATTTCACCGTTAATGAATCAAATTCAAGCACATAGCGTTCTGAAAAAACGTAGTCAAAAGATCGATAATCAAATTATCGAATTTCACGTTACAAATAATATTGAAAAATATTTCAATGATGTGACACAAAATACACCTTATCACGAGGTGACCAATTTGATGCAATTAAATAATTTTGGAAATGATGTAGAAGCAAAAAAGTGTGTGTTTCAATTCATTGAAAACATTACTGGAATGCTGAGTAATACAGATCTTTCTCAAGATTTTAAGGAATTTATAAATTGTATTTATTTGAGCACAAATCAAAAATATGAAAATGAATTAGAATCTTTTTACACTGATGCGCAAAAAGCAATTGAATGTTGGGAAGGCTCCTTTGGTGAAAATACCATTTGCATTGATGACTCTAACAAGGACTATTGGTTATTGGAGTCTTTGGAATTGAATCAAAATCCAAAGGAAAATAGTGAAGAGAAACATGACTTAGATCGTTTTAAACCGTATATTAACATTTCCTTTACACCTGGTGAACACGAAGAAGCAAGTGAAACAGTATCAATAGATTATCTTCTTTTCAAACTTATAAGAAATATTGGAAAAGGCTATCGACCAACTGTTAAGGATAAAAACTATCATGCAGAGTTTGCTGGTTTTGTTAAAAAATTGTCCGATCAAGGTAAACAAAATAAACAAGTTATGATTAGAAAAAAAGGAAATAAAGATTTAAAATACATCTTTAAAGTAAAACCAGGCAATAAATTTGAGTTTAAGGTGGAAAAATAGATTATGGAGTATAAATTTAGTAAAGCTGAGTTTGATGATGTTTTTAATAATAATAAAAATAATATAAGACATAGACCTGGACATCGCTTTTTAATGTTTCCATTTACTACTAAAGATGCTGATGCTTTAGAAAGTTTTACAAATTGTATTGGTAATTATTTATGCCTAGGGAGAGGCATAAAACCTCAGTTTCAAAATCCTCACGAATTAGTTGAGAGAATGAAAGAAAAAGGTTTATCTATAGAAAAAGATGAAGATACTTTTGAAAATATCATTGAAACATTTTTTTATAAAAAAAGTATTGAAGATGGTGAAGTTGTTTATAAATTTAAACCAATTAATTTGAATTTTATTGAACAAAATTACAGTGATGAATCGACTGAAAAAAAGAATGCAAATTTTGCCTTTGATGTTCTTGGTGACCCAGAGACAATCTCAAAAGATATTAATGAGATTACACAAAGTAAACAGTCATTCAATGCTTTGGAAAAATGCGTTGAAGGTGCTTTAAAAATGAGTACCAGCAAAATTCATCAGGATAAAGCGTATTATAAACTCACTCATGTATTTGATGAAGTTTTTAACGAAGATTTTAATTATGTGATTCATGATCAGACATGTGTTGAAGAATATTTTTCGCTATTTTTTGATTTTTATATTTTTAATTACTGTAGCCAGTCTGTTTTACTTTTAGATCGCTTCACAAATGGTAATAGGAATCAGATGATCCCTTTGTATTACAGTATCCAATGGGAAAAAACTAATCAAAATAGAAAGTGTTATACCAATGGATGGAGAAGTTTGGAAAGAAAAGCGGGTTCTTTATTTGCACATGCAAATGCCTTAGAAATGCTCAATCAGACGGAAGAAATTTTTGAGGAGCCACTTGATTATATAACACTAGAACATTTAGTTGAGACAAATCAATTGGATGATCAGAGTGTTGCTCTTCAAATTGATGAAATAACAAACTATTATAGAAGTTTAATTAGTGATGTTCCTCAAATTTTAAATGTTGAAAAAGACAATATCAGTAAGACGGCAACGGAAGCATCGATCAAATGGCTATATAAGACAATAAGAGTGCAATTTGAAAATTCTCAGCATAGGGGTAGTCGATATAATTCGTATGCGAAATTTTTTGAAAAATTAGCATTAGGCTTTTTAAAGAATCGCGGAAGAAGTGGTAGGGTACTAAACATTTCAGAGGAGTTATTAATCTTTTTAACTAAAATATGTATTAAAGACAAAGAACAAATTAGGCTGGTTGATCTGTTCTCTGAATTTGAACGAAGAGGTGTATTTTTGGATAATAGTTCTAAAAATGCGGTATCTGAATACTATGAAAAATTGAATGTTATAGAGAAAAAGAGTGATAGTGGGGATGCTAAATATGTCAGAAAGATTTTATGATTATATTGCAGATACGATTTTTGGTTATTTTAACCAAAATAACACTGTTCTTCCAGGTAGTCGATATTCATTAAAATTAGATACAATGGATATGGTAGATGGTGTTGATCGAAGTCTAAAGAAATACGCAAAAGAGAGAAATATTTACGAAGAATATGATTTGGGTAACCTAAATTACAAAACTTATACCATTAATCTCGGTGATGATATGAAATTGGTTGTTGCGGCCCAAAGCGGTCAAATGACTGATGATTTCTTCACTACTCTCAGAAATACAAGATTCACAGATCAATTGTTTCCGCTATTGATGATTACATCAACGCAAAATGATTCATTGATTAGTGGTACTGGTGATTTATCTGCAACTGGTATGCCTTTTAACGTAGAAAACATCGTTAAAAGCATTAGTGCTATGATTGATGATGTGCAAGATAAATACATTCAAGAAATTTACAAGCATGAGTTAGCCAAAAAATCACAGGATCGTTTTACTGATCGATCATCATTGTTCGAATATCAGGATCTCATTGTTTCGTTAAAGAAGGGATCATTTGATCATGATGATTTTTATAAGTTCTCTTTATTACCATATGACAAGTTGATCACCACGACGAGAAAAGAAGAAATTAGAAAATTAATTGAGGAAGATGAAAAAGAATTCAATTATTTAGATGATATATTTAAACATAATGATATTCAGGAGTCATTAGAAAACAAATACAAAAAGGATTTTATTGGAAAATTAAAAGAAAAGAAGAAAAACAATGAACCTTGGTATGAAGGGCTTAGTCTAGAACAAGTAAAAAATAGCAAAGTTACAAGAAGTCATCAGCCACTTCAAATAGACGAGGAGTCAATTGTTATTTCAGGAGAAGGATTTGATTCAAAAGAATTCATAAAAGATACTGATTATTTTATTAGAAATGATGGAGAAACTAAAGCAAAATCTCGGCGAAAGAATATACTTATTTTTAATCCTGATTATTATCTTAAAATATACTTTTCATTTAAAACAAATAGGGCAATTTCACAAAGTAATATGACGGTGAAAGGAGATCAAATCAAAAATATTTCCTCAAATAATAAGGAATATAAATTTGAAATGATCTCTGAAAAAATTAATTTTAATAGTATCGATGTTGGTTTAGAGGGTGTTAAGTATAAATTTTCAATTTGTATCGTTAATATTGATCCTGATTATTTCAAATCATTACTGACAAATTATACTATAAGTTCATCACGTATAAACTTAGTGAATTTAAAAGGTAAATTAGTATTTAATCCAGGGAAGGATCATAGAGATGAAGTTAATTTGTATGATTCAATGGCAGAAGGGAATGTATCTTACTATAAGTGTGAATATAATAAAACATTACAAATAAATATTGACGAAGAGAAATGTTTTGTTGAAATGTCCAAACGAAAAGTTAACATTTCTGTTGGCGAGATTGAAATTCCATTTGAAATCAAAAATGGTATTGTTAAGTCAGCAAAATTATCTGGTGTCAAAGTGATGATTCAAAAAATGAAGATGAGGAGCAGTTTTGAGTATCGCAATAATAAGTTATACCATACAACACTTGTTTATGATATTAATGATAATTTAAGAACGCTATTGGAATATGAAAAATTTATTATTGATCACAAAGCATTATATGTTGAAAGTTCATTTTCAAATAATACAGCGGTTGAGATCAATATTGCAGATGAAATCAAAGATGCCTATGATTCATTAATTGATGAGATTGTTAAATTACATACATTGCCTTCACTTGTTTATTATGAAAAGGATTCTGCTGTGAGAAATGCAGCGGAAAACTACATTAAAGTTGTTTCTTATTATTTTAAAAATATTCAAGTGGGTATAGCACTTAATAAAAAAGATAATGATTTACTAAAAGTTGGTGTATTGAAGGATGGTAACAGTTTTTATTTAACACCATTACATCCATTAAATGTACTTTATCAACTGCAGCTTACAGAAGAGACTGGCTGGGAGCAAGTACGGGAAGACATTGTTAAAAAGATGAATGGTTTATTCCTGATGCCATTTATTAAAGATGAAAATGGCGATATTTTTAAAGCCATTGATCAGGAAGTTTCTTTGGAATGGAAAGAATATGCTTTAGAAACTGATGAGAAGTATCATAGTTCTAGAAGTTATATCAGCAAGCTGGTCAATAATAAGATTATGCAGTATCGAAAACATTTCGATTTCCTATTTTCTACATTAGGCAATCTGGAATTCAAGATTAATCTTGTGAATATGGGAGACTGCAGAGAAGTATTGAATGGTCTTTTAGATTATTTTGTGAGTGAAGTTAATCATGTTTCAGATCTGACAGAATTGATGAATTTTACAATTCATGTCTATTCTAACCTAGATTACAATGAATTAAATATTTTATCAGATCAGTCTCGATTGAAAGCTAAACTTGAATCATTGTATTCAAATCAAAATGTCGATATTAATGAGTTACTGCTTATTGCGGCAGATCATATCCATTGCTATTATCACGAAATGGAAGAGGTTAAAAACCTAGAATATTCACATTTAACATTTTATGAGATGGATTCAGATCAGAAATCAACACATTGTAAAATAGAGGAGACAACGACAGGATTATCATTAGGTGGTCTTTTATCGGATGTACCTTCAGTACTATATCAGGATAATTACTACATTACTGGCTTTGGAACGCGTTTTGCATCAAAAGATAACCAGCTCATTGAATTTGCATCTTATTATAATACGTTAATGGCTGTGGCTTATGATCCTGCTCCTTATGATCAGACAGAAGCCTTATATACAAGAGTAGATCGTAACCAGGAAGTTTTACTGGATAGTATTTACAGTATGTCAAACTGGGTGGTCTTTGTTGATCCAAAAGTTGATTTAACATTCTTTAAGCGCACTCATAAAGATGGCTCAGAATTAATGATTATTCATTATAGTGATCAGTATTCTTCAACATCAGGATATGATGATATTACTGTAACAGAAAAATCAAGAGAGTATTGTAATATTATCAAAGAGTACTTTGAAATGAACGCTATTCATATTGAGCAGCAAGGGATTTATGACATTATTAACTTATTTAATGCGGTGAATGGTGATTGGTTATTAAATCTATTGACAATGAAGAACACTACATCAAATAAAGCAAGTAATTATTCAAGAGAAAAAATGAGTCTACTTTCAGCGATTAAATACTGTAAAGCTAAATTTAGACATAAGAATATAACCTGGGTTCCTATTTCACTTGAGGAAATGTTGAGGGTGTCTGGAGCATTGGGTTTATCCAAAAAAGATGGTTTACTCTCAGCTAAGAACTTACAGTTCGATAAGGGAAGCACTAGTGATGATATTCTTATGGTTGGCGTTGAAAATGTCAATGGAGAAGTGAAAGTGTATTTACATCCTGTTGAAGTAAAAATAGGTCAAAATGATGATTCACGCATAAAAAAGGCCAAAGAACAGGTTGAAAATACATATAATGGATTATGGAAGGCTTTTTGGTCCGATGATACGCGTTATGATCTGGAACATAAAGTTTCGCGTAACTTTTTCATTCAATTAGTCATTGTTTCAGCAGAAAAAATGAAATTGTATGAGGCAGATCCTGATGAAAATTGGAATCGAGTACTCAAAGAAAATCGTGAGGCATTGTTGAATGATCAATTCATCTTTAGCAAAGAAATGGATCAGTATGTTGGAAAAGGTACAATTGTATCATTCGATTCAAACACTACTGTAAAATCAGTAGAAGAGCTTGAATCAAATATCTGGAAAGTTGAATTTAGTGAAAGAGACGGTTTTGGGTTTATGACACGTACAGTAAATGAAATATTCTCAATGCTTCAGCAGGATCCAAATGAAGAATATAGCTTACTGTCTGACTCATATGCGGCAAATGGCACAATATCAGGATCTCAACCACTTCAAGACACAAACTCTAGTGAAGAATTACGTAATAACGATAATAATACAAAAATAGTAGCACCTAAACCGATACTAAATGATGTTAAAGCTAATAGCAGCGATAAAGATCACGTAAACTCCGAGATCAAAACAGATTTCGAATACACTCATACTACAGATACAAATCGTGTTTATACAATAGCAGACAATAAAGAAGAATACAGTGTTACAAATGAAGATACTCCATTAAAAGAGAAAGTTAATTCAGAAAAAGTCGATGCTGACAAGCGGGACGAAAGAGTTCCATCAAATGAGCCAAGAAGTATGCAAATAAATTTTGGAACGAATATTTCAAATGGTAAGTCACTTTACTGGTATCCAAACGATACTGATCAATTAACTCATACAAATACAGGTATTATTGGGACTATGGGAACTGGTAAAACACAGTTTACTAAGTCCTTAATTACACAGCTTTACAAAAACCGGAAAGATAACTATTTAGGTGAAGAGTTAGGTATTTTGATTTTTGATTATAAAGGCGATTATAACAAGCCAGATGAAGAAGACGGTTTTGTAGGATTAACAAATGCGAAAAATAGTATTCCTTATGATTTCCCATTCAATCCTTTAGCATTAACGAAACCTAAAGTCTTTAGACCGTTATTGCCTATGCATGTTGCTAATACGTTTAAAGATACTATTTCAAAGGTTTTCCATTTAGGGAATAAGCAGGAAAGCATATTATTTGATTGTATTAAACAGGCTTATATTTCGAAGGGAATAATTCCTTCTGATCCATTAACTTGGGATCGCGAGCCGCCTACCTTCGAAACAGTATTTAAGATTTACAATGAGAATGAAGAGATCAAGAAAAATGATTCTTTAGCGGCGGCAATGAACAAGCTTCACAACTTTCAAGTTTTTGAACCTGACCCTAAAAAGACAAAGTCATTATACGATATTTTACATGGGGTATATGTTATTGAGCTATCTGGCTTTAATGATGATATTCAAAATTTAGTTGTCGCGATTACATTAGATTTATTTTATAATCAGATGCAATCTCAAGGTTCAAGTAAAACGAACGGCCGATATCGCGAACTTACAAAATTTATTTTAGTTGACGAAGCCGATAACTTTATGTCGCAGGATTTTGCTTCATTAAAGAAGATCCTTAAAGAAGGTCGGGAATTTGGTGTTGGCGTTATTTTATCAACACAGTTCCTGAGTCACTTTGGAACAGATGAGGATGATTATTCAAAATATATTCTGACATGGGTTGTTCATAAGGTATCAGATTTGAAAGGTCAGGATGTCGATTATATTTTCGGTGTTGGTAATAAGAGCCCAGAAGAAAAGAAGTTAATGAATGATATTTCTTTCTTAGAGAAGCATCATAGCATTGTAAAGATCGATAATATGGATCCGATTTATATTGAGGATAAGCCATTTTGGAAACTTAAAGAAGAACTAAATCAATCTTCTGATTAAGCATAATGACTATAAGAAAATGAATTGCAGGATGTCTTTTTCTTTACGAGAGATGATTTAGAGGATATACTTACGTAGTATATCCTTTTTGTTTTAGGAGACGCTTCGTTATGGATTATGTATATAAATTTCCTGTTGTAAAAGGTGTTCAAGCGGGTCGTGAATATTATATTGCGATGGTGCCATTAAAGATGATTGAAAAGCTCTTTCCATCAGATAATGAGTATGTAGCACCTGAATTTAGGGCACAAAGACGTTTAAATATTAGTCGAATTCCTGTGATTAGTCGCTATATTCTCGAAAATCGTGAAAGTTATGTGTTTTCGGCTTTAGCAGCATCGATTGATGGTGATTTTAAGTTTATAGAAAGTGAACAAATGAATAATACCGGTATTTTGGAAGTTTCTATGGATGCCAAATTTTTAATCAATGATGGACAGCATCGGCAAGCCGCAATTTTAGAAGCTCTTAAAGAAGATGAATCGTTAAAAGATGAAACGATTTCGATCGTATTTTATAATGATTT harbors:
- a CDS encoding ATP-binding protein, yielding MNSKIAKARLNAIVKPDANNTAIEDFFATHVPLKHLQVVDQFSLAPPVGNFRDEIEIFEDYVKNPENKHQMIVVYGQSGTGKSHLIRWFKEMLVNEQLDHEVILYISRSDNTLKGTIKQLLQKEELRNIEGNEELYKKLRSASEFVDEKKLKDQIYYQFVVEVQNDHSINSVKQRKIAAFLKDDRIKDYLLRPKGPLERIYSKIDERETIVDLDVKAEFYPEDFYIDSELYQKIDQYGDLSAKRLTKKLYSDVSREKEARALSKYLNGFVEEVIQHTTNIEPGDIEQIFTNIRHQLFTQNKNLTIFIEDITSFTGVDKSLLNALLRENEGEDEKEEICRISSIIGSTTSFIQDKFLDNHKDRVSTYIYIPDNQFDQKQLFEFVGRYVNAMSLTKERLKEWVSAGAHPEDYPVHECIEGKNWDYIISDDHKLPLYPFSKNAIVNLYDTQLREGAKTPRYIIRDIIEPVAREALETPAMFPSERFIYRKQNVDVNTILDRRIGDDISKLDRLKRFIYIWGNGKADKYVQNDIQYISGIPEEEYQLFDLPVLDLKESKAVLEEEIPDVSDDFVEAHKVEKKVISEKSANIFEITLEQEKNLKEVEELLGEWLLGRILLPKGNVGAGKYINNARSDINSYLLETIDWQLYNVSMDNVRKIKDSSNGLIKFAGEDKGKPALYTIPISNNAVRLIMAFIRWNYLGKKENFNYYNGIEDAYTITNWKRTVEKDIVHAAEFIDDQEVHYIDAAISMKILNQALFNSVNIKNIQNYNFDMMYKALSMSSHVQHAKKWNEVENMLINDKLDAESIDATVKRYFNLEQGNSSRVFVIKYLEATKALKNMKKKKLLVDPYSIPNDIIKKRKEIYDQYTKYFDRLEAILDDEMNNLLPIKNDCENYLQELDIEDDEDFDDFTNDVSDFYDYANSLRFNIRFSATEISDDIKKILDAVERVNAAEKEDAVINKILLLNKPTIEYLSELQEYFQNIGRDVQIAEGELNRRTQELDSSFAEIDEIKENYQKSRTVLRNSIDILKSLRGDHCDN
- the dptF gene encoding DNA phosphorothioation-dependent restriction protein DptF, whose protein sequence is MKCELIDQLSKLRKQSVEAVDNATDENIDDFKKYIHVKRNVEDELRELLKKVNSKNQKSLVLLCGSAGDGKSHLIYYFNSIDREHLLDGYEKYNDATESSAPEKTAMETLAVRLQAFDDDHLEDGVNTKMIIAINLGTLNKFIDSEEGKKFSKLREYVESESILTNSTKKAEYKENGFFQHVSFADFQLFSLTSSGVDTTFLQNIFHKVFSEEAENPFYMASRECKKCPLNSFCVVNHNYQFMKRTNVQKSVINRLLEVVLKDKMIISTRDVFNLIFDSVVPPAFSPLNLSNNDIKDKDKMKNYINGTTPMLLSEVKDISPLMNQIQAHSVLKKRSQKIDNQIIEFHVTNNIEKYFNDVTQNTPYHEVTNLMQLNNFGNDVEAKKCVFQFIENITGMLSNTDLSQDFKEFINCIYLSTNQKYENELESFYTDAQKAIECWEGSFGENTICIDDSNKDYWLLESLELNQNPKENSEEKHDLDRFKPYINISFTPGEHEEASETVSIDYLLFKLIRNIGKGYRPTVKDKNYHAEFAGFVKKLSDQGKQNKQVMIRKKGNKDLKYIFKVKPGNKFEFKVEK
- the dptG gene encoding DNA phosphorothioation-dependent restriction protein DptG, translating into MEYKFSKAEFDDVFNNNKNNIRHRPGHRFLMFPFTTKDADALESFTNCIGNYLCLGRGIKPQFQNPHELVERMKEKGLSIEKDEDTFENIIETFFYKKSIEDGEVVYKFKPINLNFIEQNYSDESTEKKNANFAFDVLGDPETISKDINEITQSKQSFNALEKCVEGALKMSTSKIHQDKAYYKLTHVFDEVFNEDFNYVIHDQTCVEEYFSLFFDFYIFNYCSQSVLLLDRFTNGNRNQMIPLYYSIQWEKTNQNRKCYTNGWRSLERKAGSLFAHANALEMLNQTEEIFEEPLDYITLEHLVETNQLDDQSVALQIDEITNYYRSLISDVPQILNVEKDNISKTATEASIKWLYKTIRVQFENSQHRGSRYNSYAKFFEKLALGFLKNRGRSGRVLNISEELLIFLTKICIKDKEQIRLVDLFSEFERRGVFLDNSSKNAVSEYYEKLNVIEKKSDSGDAKYVRKIL